Below is a window of Brachyspira hampsonii DNA.
ATCTATTTTTATATCATCTATATTGTAGAATCTTAATTGATTATAAACAAAATCTTCATCATTAAAATTTGTATTATCACAAGCCAAAACAAATCTTTTATTATCTATAAAAGTTAAAGGTCTGTCCCAATTATAACCGCTTATATATTTATTAACAACATCTGTTTGGCACTTCTCATATACCATTAGAAACTCTTCAATATTAAAATACCTTATACAGTCAATAGGATTCCATACCCAGCCATTAGAAAGAAAATGTTTATAATCTTTTGATACTAGTAAATTGCTGTGAAAATAATCTATACCAAACTCTTTTTCATATCTGTTTATATCAGTTATCATATCTTTAGTTTTTAAATTTATTATATTAAGAATATTCCATTTAGTTTGGGTGATAAGATGTATTTCATTATTAATAATACAAAACTCATTAGAATAGCTTGAATATTTAGAACAGTAATCCTCTCTTTGTAAATTAATAATATCCAATGTTTCTATATTTACAACAGAAGAGTTTAAGCCTTTCTCCTCAGTTATACATATATAAGGATACATTAATTTTAAAACTGTAACTTCTTCTTTGGAATTTATGTTTTCTATTTTTATTAAATCTTTATATGAATTATATACTTTATTATATTTGATTAATTTAGCATCATCAGTAAATAAGAAATATTCTTCAAAGTTTTTATCATTAAAAACAGCATTCTCTATCATAATGCCTATTATAAAATAAAAACGAAAAATATCAATAATAGCCTATACACCCCGCCCACCCGCCCCAAATTTTTATTAGATTAGCATTTTTATTTGTAAGCCTCTATATGTATAGTAGGCTCTATATTTAATTTTTTTCTTATCTCATTTTCAAATGCACTTACATTGTTATGAGCTTCAAAAACAGTCATATCCTTTGGAAAACGCATATGAAAAGTTATCTCGCTATGATCTCCGTAAGTATGTATATGAAAATGATGCAAATTAGCAGCGTCATCGTTAATATTTAGTTCTTTAGCTATATCATTAATACTTTTAATAATCTCATCTGAAGGATACTCACCTATTAAAGGTTTTACACTAGATTTAATAACATCAAAAGCAGCATAAAATATTACAAGAGAAACTAATATACTTAATACACCGTCTATCCACCAAAAACTTTTTCCAAATAAAATACCTACTAATATAATTATGGAAGTAACGCTATCACTTCTATGATGCCAAGCGTCTGCATATAATGATTTAGAACCAGACTTTCTATATCCCCATAAAGAATACTGAGCCAAAAGTTCTTTGACCAAAATAGAAACTACCATAGCTACTATTGCCATTGTAGTAAATGAAGCTGTTTTTCTATTCATGATATTTTTTATAGCCTCAGAGAAAAAGCTATAACCAATAAATACAAGCATAATACCCACTATGAAACTTGTTATAAGTTCTATTCTTCCATGTCCGAATGGATGTTCTTTATCAGGCGGTCTTTTAGAAAATATGCCTCCTATTATAACTATAACACTGCTTATACAATCACTCAATGAATGCCAAGCGTCCGCCATAATAGATAATGAACCTGTTAAAAGTCCTACTATATACTTAAAAGCAAATAACAATATGTTTATGATAACAGAGACTACACCCTCTATTATCATATATTTTGATTTTTTCTCATTACTAATACTATTCATTTTATAACCCCAAATTTAATTTTTTCAATCTTTTAAGGATAAAGAATTTAATATAAAATGTCAATTGCATAAATATAAATTGTTGTTTACAGATTAGAATGTTTTAACTTTATATAAAAATATTATAACTTATATATGATAAATCAAAATAAAATTAAGAACTTGATAAAAGTTAATTTTTTTGTTAATATAGTTCTATATGGTTTACATAATTAAAAATTAAATAAAAAATATATATAAAAAAGGAGAACAAAGAATATGTCAAATATAGCATTTTTATTTCCGGGTCAAGGTTCGCAATGTGCTGGTATGGGAAAATCTTTATATGACAATGTTGCTGAATCTAAAGCAATATTCGATAAGGCAGCAAATATATTAGATGATGTAGATATTAAAGCACTATGCTTTGAAGGAACAGAAGATGATCTTAAAAAAACAGAAAATACTCAGCCTGCTTTGGTTACAGTAGGCATTGCTGTTTATGAAGCATTAAAAGCAAAAGGAATAAAAGGAAATTTATTCGCAGGACATAGCTTGGGAGAAATTACTGCCCTTTCTGCTGCAGGATATATATCGTTTGAAGATGCTGTAAAAATAGCAAGAACAAGAGGTCTTTTAATGGCTAAAGCTGGTGCTGATGCTCCATATGGAATGGCTGCAGTGCTTGGATTAAGTTATGATGATGTTGCTAAATGTATGCCTGAAAATAAAGAGGTTGTTGCTGCTAATTATAATTTAAAAGATCAAATAGTTATATCCGGTTTATTAAGTGCAATTGAAGCAGTTACTCCTAAACTTCAGGAGGCTGGTGCTAAAAGAGTATTGCCTCTAAAAGTATCCGGTGCTTTCCACTCTCCATTTATGAAACCTGCTGCTGACAGTTTAAAAGAGTTTTTAGAAAAAATAGAGTTTCATAAAAACGATAATAAAGTTTTGTCTAATGTTACAGCAGAAGTTCATGAATTTGATTCTATAAAAGAAAATTTATATAAACAAATGTTCTCTACTGTTAGATGGTACGAAAGCATGCTTAATATACAAAAACAAGGTATAACAAAAGTATTTGAATGCGGACCTGGTAAAGTTTTAGTAGGCATGAGTAAAAAAATTACACCAGACATTGAAGCAGTTTCTGTATTTGATATAGATTCTTTAAATGCTGCTTGTAATTAATTTTAATAAAAAATATAAGTAATAATAAAGGCAGGATTTATCATTATTTCCTGTATTTTATTTTGCATAAATTTAAAAAATAAAAAAGGACATATAAAATAAATTATATGCCCTTTAATTTTATACTATATTTAAATTAATATTATTATATTACAAAATTATAGTTTACCAACTAAATCAATACCTGGTTTTAAAGTTTTAGAACCCGGTTTCCATTTAGCAGGACAAACTTCGCCGCCATGTTCAGCTACATACTGAGCAGCTTGTACTTTACGCAATAATTCATTAGCATCTCTTCCGATTCCCATATCATGTACTTCATAAGCTTTGATTTGACCTTCTGGGTTTACAATAAAGCTTCCGCGGAAATTCTGACCAGCTTCATCTACATAAACTTCAAAAAATCTTCCTAATACTCCTGTTGGGTCCCCAAGCATAGTGTATTTAAGATTTTTAATTGTTTCTGTAGCATCTGCCCAAGCTTTATGTACAAAGTGAGTGTCTGCTGATACTGAATATACTTCGCAGTTGATCTTTTTTAAATCTTCATAAACAGTATTTAAATCTGCTAATTCTGTAGGACATACAAATGTAAAGTCTGCTGGATAAAAGAAAAATACACTCCATTTTCCTAAAACATCTTTTGTTTCAACAGTTTTGAATTCGCCGTTTTGATAAGCTTCAACTTTAAAATCGATAAGTTTTCTATTGATTAAACTCATATTATAACTCCTTTTATTTATGTTTGTATGCTCTAACAATACATTAAATAGTACTTTTTGTCAAGTAAAAAAATATCTATTTAGTAAAAATTACTAAAAAATATATTTTTTCTTTATTATTTTATGATTGCAATATTCATTAATAAAATATTATATATAATTTTTAGTTTTAAGCTGCAAAATAACATTATCCGTAAAAATTTTAATATATTCAAAATTCGTAGCAATATTTACTCTTATAAAACCTTTATAATCTTTAGAAAACCATTCTCCGAAATCAACAGCTATTTTACAGTCATCTTGTATAAACTCTTTTACTCTGTCGGCATTGACAACTTTTCTTAAATCTATAAACATTAAATATGTACCCTCTAAAGGACTTATTACTATGTCAGGTACTTTTTCATTTAATTCATTTTTAATATATTCATAATTTCTTTTTATAGTTTTTAAAAGTCCGTCAAGCCAATCTTCTCCGTATTTATAAGCAGCTTCGGCAGCAACCATGCCAAGCAAACTAATCTCAGTTCTATTTACGGTACTAACATATTTATTGTATGTTTTTCTAATATCATCATTAGGTATAATTACATGAGAATTCAAAAGGCAGGCTAAATTAAAAGTTTTTGATGCAGAAGTCAATACTATCAATTTATCCATATACTTATCTTTATTTTTTATAGAAAGAGCAGATATAAAAGGTCTTATACCAAGATTTATATCCTGATGTATCTCATCAGAAATTATATATACATTATGTTTTTTGCATATATCAAAAGTTCTGTCTATCTCTTCATCAGTCCATACTCTTCCCACAGGATTATGAGGATTGCAGAATATCATCATTTTTACATTATTTTTTACAATATCATTTTCCAATCTCTCAAAATCTATTGTAAAAACACCATTATCATTTTTCAATCCGCATTCAATTAAATTTCTATCATTATCTTTAACCGCATTATGAAAAGGATAATAAACAGGTGTAAGTATAATAATAGAATCTCCTTTTTGAGTAAAAGCATTCACAAGCCAATATATAGAAGTTACAACCCCTGTAGAAAAACTTATCCATTCCTTTTTTAACTCTATATTATATCTTCTTTTCTGCCAATTAAAAAATTCCTCAAAATAACTATCCCACAAAATAGTATACCCGAAAACTCCATGCATAATTCTTTTATTTAAAGCATCTATTACTTCATTAGGTGCTTTAAACTCCATATCGGCAACCCACATAGGAATTAATCCCTCAGCATTGAATCTTCTATCTTTTTTAGTTTCCCATTTATTAGCATTTGTTCCTTCTCTGCTAGTCAAATATTCATCATTAAATTGTTCTATTGTCATAAAATAATCCTAAATAAAAAATAAATATATATAAATATAACATTATTTTTAATTTTTTAAATTTCTATTTTATATAGAAATAGTTTGCATATAAAATGAATGTATATATTATACAATCTATTGCTTTTTTTAACAATTATGTTATTATATGGATAATAACAGTTTTAAGTATATGATTATGAAATCAATCAATCAATCAATCAATCAATCAATCAATCAATCAATCAATCAATCAATCAATCAATCAATCAATCAATCAATCAATCAATCAATCAATCAATCAATCAATCGGTTGGTTTATTTTAATTTTAAAAAGGATATAAAAATGAAAAGAAAATTAATAATTACTATTTTATTTACTGCTTTATTTTCACCTGCACTTTTTCCAGCATTTGAACTGTCTTTAATTCCCAAATTTGGGTTTCAAATTAATTTACCTAATGTAAACTCATCAAGATTTGGTATGAATTATTATAGAAGTTTAGAGCCTAAAGTAGATATTAATTTGCAGTTAGGATACAAATTTAAAATTAATAATAATATATTAAACGGCATAAGTTTATTATTTGATACAGGCTTTGACGGAACTTTTATATCAATAAAAAATCCGTATGATTATCAAGTAAATAAAATAGATATATTTAGTTTATATACTGGAATAGGATTAAAATTCGAATTTCATAATTTTACAAGTAACTTTATATTACCTGCAAATATGACTTTAGGTATAGCGTCTGGAGCTAAATATGGAGTACTTACAGGAAATAATAATTTCAATCTAAGCAGAATTCCAATATCTGTTTATGCTAGATTAACTTTAGAAAACAGATTCTATCAAACTGAAAAATATGCTTTTTTAGTATCTCTTGATTTATTTTATGAATATATGTTCTTCAATAAAAATGACATTAATAAGCTTTTTTATTCGTATGATGTAAAAAATTATCATTCTGTGGGATTTACTTTAGGTATAGGAATGATGTTTGGAAGCAAGTAAAATTTAACAATTAAACTTTTACTGAGAATACTTCGGAAATAGATTTAACTCTGTAAAAACTCTTACATCACAAAACTGTATGCGTCCACCCAAATGGAAATTATAAAGGCTATCATTTATATGCACTATAATTTTTTATTGCTAATATTTTTTATAGTGAAATGTATATTTTAAATATTATTATACCTGAACAAATAAGTGGGGCAAAGGCACGCAGAGCATGGCATAACTGTGTGCTTTGCATGGCTAGTATCCGAAAATAATAAAAATATAAAAACTAATTTTTGACAAACTATATTTGTTTAGGTATATATTAAAATATTTGATTGCATACTCATAATGTAAAATAATAATAAATTAAAAAATGAAAAGTATTATTATAAAAATATTAAAACTTATTTATTGAATAATTTATAATCTTTATATAAAAAAGGAGCTTGATATTAAAAGCCCATTTTTCCATATAAAATTTTATAAAAACTAGCCCATTAAATTATTTACTTATTATTTTGTCGGCTGTGAATTATTATTTTTGCTCATTGAATCCATACCGGATATACTATAACGCATTTCAGTATCAGCCATAACATTTTTCATATTATAATAATCAAGCACTCCGATATTTCCTTTTTTAAGAGCCTCAGCAATAGCAAGTGGAAGCTGAGATTCAGCTTCAACAACTTTAGCTTTCATTTCCTCAACCTGAGCACGCATCTCCTGTTCACGGGCTATAGCCATAACTCTTCTCTCTTCAGCCTTAGCCTGAGCAATTTTCTTGTCAGCCTCAGCTTGGTCAATCTGTAAGAAAGCCCCAATATTGCTTCCAACATCAACATCTGCAATATCAATAGAAAGTATCTCAAAAGCAGTACCGGAATCAAGCCCCTTAGCAAGTACAACCTGAGATATTCTGTCCGGATTTTCTAAAACTTCTTTATGAGAAGCAGAACTACCTATAGTAGTAACTATACCCTCTCCTACTCTGGCAATAATAGTTTCCTCTCCGGCACCTCCAACAAGACGGTTAATATTAGTTCTAACAGTAACCCTCGCAGTAGCTTTAACCTGTATACCATCTTTAGCAACGGCAGCAATCAAAGGTGTAGCTATAACTCTAGGAGAAACAGAAGTTCTTATAGCATCAACTAAATCTCTTCCTGCCAAATCTATAGCAGCAGCCCTCTCAAAGTTCAAATCCAAAGAAGCCTTATCAGCAGCTATCAAAGCATCAGCAACAGCAGTAGGATTACCCCCCGCTAAATAATGTGCCTCAAGCTCATTTGTTCCTATTTTTAAGCCTGCCTTCCATAACTTTATTTGATTCAATACTATAAGAGAAGGATTAACTCTTCTAAGACGCATAGTAATCAATGTTATCATATTTATTCTTACACCGGAAAACAAAGCTGTAATCCAAATTCCCATAGGAAAAAAATGTAAGAAAATAAATATTAGTATAAGTATTACTACAATACCTACAAACATAGGAATAATTGGAATATAACCAAAATCAAACATATATAAACCTCCTAAAATAATCAATTATGTACATAAGTTCCTATATTTTCACCGGAAATAGCTTTTGTGATATTACCGACTTTATTCATATTGAATACTCTTATAGGCATATCATTATCATTAGCCATAGCAAAAGCTGTCATATCCATAACTCTTAAATTCTGATTAATGGCTTCTTTAAAAGTTATATCATTATACATTTTTGCATCTTCATTTTTTTTAGGGTCTTTATCATAAACTCCATCAACATTAGTACCTTTTAATACTATAGAAGCACCTATTTCTAAAGCTCTAAGTATAGCTGTACTGTCAGTTGTAAAATAAGGATTAGAAGTACCGCCCGCTATGATTAAAACATTACCGCGTTCTAATATGCGAATAGCCTTATCTCTCTCAAAACCTTCTATCATCCCTTCTATATTAAAAGCTGATAATATTTGAGTAGGAGTACCGGCTGCCATAAATCTGTCCTTTAGTGCTATTGCATTCATAATAGTAGCAAGCATACCCATAGAATCTGCAGTGGCTCTTACCATGCCTGTTTTATCAGATAACTGCATACCTCTGAAAATATTTCCTCCCCCTACAACAACAGCTATTTCTGTATCATTTCCAGCCTCTTTCATCTCTAATGCTATTCTATCAACAACATTATTATCTATACCGTATTCTTTTTGACCAAGTAAAGCTTCTCCTGATATCTTGAGCAATACTCTTTTTTTCATTATTGACCTCTTTTATAAAGTTAATTTTCTGAATTATACTATCTTTTTACATATATATCAAGATTTAATAATTTATATAATATAAAATATTTTTAAATATAGATTTTGTCTTTTCCAAAGACATAGAGTGTCACTTTAGTATATTTCATACAAAAAGTTTTTTGCTATTTATCAATAACATAAATAAACATATCACATTTAAAACAAAAAATAATATATAAAAATTACTATAAATAATTTTATACTATGAATTTAATACTAACTGTAGAAAAATACAAAATTAAAATGATTCCATTATTATGAAAGATTATTAAAATAATCATAATTCATAAAAATTAATAAAATAAAAAATCAGACTGCTTTTTAATAACAGTCTGATTATATACTATATTTTTTATTAATGATTATTATTCAATTATAATGTCTATAAAATAGTCTTCTTTGAATACACTTAAATCATCATCAGTTTCTAAACCTAAAACACCAGAGGCATTAGACTGAGTAAGAGAAATATCTACTACATTATTTATATCAACATATCCAGCAGATTTATTCTTTAAATTATTTAATAAAGCAAATGTTCCATTTGATAAAGATGTTTTTGTAACTTTTGTATTAGTTATTTTATCTGCATCAGAAATACTGCTTAACACTAATGCACCAGGAACAAGCTTAGTTTGATCATTTACCATAAAGTTAGTATAGGCACTTCCTGAATTAGCTAAGACAGAAACATTAACTCCAAGTCCTAAATCATTATTATTATTTAAATCGGATATCCAATTAATCATAATAGTATTCATATCATCGCCTAAAGAAGAATTTAATGATTTTACACTCTCCACAAGCCTTTGTTCGCTACTATTTGAATATGAAACAGATGATGCTATTTCCTTATAAATTTTCTGATCTCCTCCTGTTTTAGTATCAAGCCATTTCATAAACATTGATCCATTGGCATAACTAGCAACAGATAAATTTCTTGCAAATATGTTGCTATTATCAGTATATTTTAAATGCCAAGAATAAAAAGAATAATAAGGTATTTTATTAAACGCAGCAACTCTCCTTTCAACCATTGATGGAGAAAATATATGTGATGTAGATTCAGAAAGTGATTCATTAAGCCAAATATCCATTTCCTTGCCATTATTAAGTACATTCACGTTATAATTAATTAGATGCTGCAATTCATGCATCATAACGCCTAATATCAAACTAATATCCCAAAAAGCATCTACATAAAGATATTCTCCTCTTACACCATTTTTACCAACAATAAGATCTCTCTGGGAAAAATATCCTCCGAGACTTAAACCTCCCTGTTTGGAATTAGTATTAAGAGAAGCCATTAAAAATATTATTTTTCCATTTCTATCTAGATCTGAAGGCTCTCCGTATATATCAATTTCTTTAGGGTAATCTTTTTCAAATTCTGATAAAAAATTTAATATATCATCTTTAGTCCTACTAACTCCATCTTCTAAATAAAGAATTACTTTTTTTGATTCAGCTATTTTTTTGAATGTATTTTCTACATTAATTTTATCTCCTTTAGCATGATCAAATTTATAAAAACTGTATTTATTAGTTTCGGCAGAAGCGGGATCATAATATATTATATCACCATCACCTATAACTTCTGGTGTAGAATTAGATATAGTTTTGTCATTACAAGAAAGAATAAACATCAAAACAATAAAAAATAACAATAAGTAAATATTTTTCATAGATTTAACCTCAAAATATTTTTATTTCTATATAATATAATATTTAGTGTTTAATTGCAATATGAAATTGTTATTTTTACACATAAAAAATTATATTTCTATATTTAAAATTAAAATATGGATTATAAATGCTATCTTTCATCATATATTGCACACTATATTAATATGCAATATATAAAATAAATATTTATTAACTTAGTTTTTAAATATAGTATAATATAAAATTATTCACAAGTAAACGATTTTAAAATTTTATGGCTAAGCCTATAAGAAGTCCAATCTGACATCTGAACAGCATTAAGTGATAAATAAAAATCAATACTAGATTTATTCCAATCCAAACACTGCCAATCAAGTCTTTCACATCCTCTTTCAACTGCGATTTTTGCAACCTCTTTCAAAAGTCTTTTACCGTATCCCAATCCCCTATAATCAGGTGTAATATATAAATCTTCTAAATATATTCCAGCCTTTCCCAAAAATGTAGAAAAATTATGAAAAAATAATGCATCTCCTATTTCAATATTATTTTCTGAAGCTATTAAAACTTCGCATTTCTTTTTTTCAAATATCCATTCTTTAAGTATATCCTCAGTTGCACTAACCTCATGCTCTAATTTTTCATAACAGGCAAGTTCTTTTATAAATTTTAATATTACACCAGCATCTTTACTAACAGCAAATCTAATCTCAAATTTCTTATCGTTCATTTATAAACCTTTTGTATTATTTTAAATTATTAGGATTCAAACATTTAAGACTGTCAATAACAAATAATCCGTCTTTTCTTATCAATTTATCATCAAAATAAATTTCACCGCCTCCGTATTTTTTAGTCTGTATACATACTAAATCCCAATGTATTTTAGAGCTGTTTCCGTTAGGAGCTTCATCATAACAAGCACCCGGAGTAAAATGAAAACTTCCCATAATTTTCTCGTCAAATAATATATCTTTCATAGGCTCTGTAATATAAGGATTAACTCCTATAGCAAACTCGCCTATATATCTTGAACCGCTGTCAGTATCTAATATATTATTTATTCTCTTAGTATCATTACAAGAAGCATCAACTATTTTACCATTTTTGAACTCAAATTTAATATTCTCATAAGTAAATCCGTCGCTGTATAAAGAAGGTGTATTATAAGATAAAATACCATTAACAGAATTTTTGACAGGGGCAGTAAATACTTCTCCGTCAGGTATATTAAGCTCACCGGCACATTTTATAGCAGGTATATCTTTTATAGAGAAAGTTAAATCGGTATCTTTTCCAACTATTCTCACTTTATCAGTTTTATTCATAAGTTTTACTAAATTATCCATAGCTTTAGACATCTTAGAATAATCCAAATTACAAACCTTAAAATAAAAATCCTCAAATTCATCTGTACTCATAGAAGCCTGCTGTGCCATAGCTGATGTAGGATAATTCATAACAACCCATTTAGTATTTTTCACTCTCTCTTTCATGTGTACCGGATCAAGATAAAACTTTTCATATATAGCATGATTTTCCATTTTTACAGAAGAGTTTTCCGAACTATTCAATCCGCCCCATATACCAACATAAGCATCCATCTCCTTCATAAGCATCAAATCAGATTTTGCCCAAGTTTTCATCTGCTCTTCATTACATTGCTTTAATAATTCTCTAAGTATATGAGGATCATGATTCCAAACAAAAGGGCTTGCTCCTATTTTATAAACTTCTTTGATAATGGCATTTAC
It encodes the following:
- a CDS encoding cation diffusion facilitator family transporter — translated: MNSISNEKKSKYMIIEGVVSVIINILLFAFKYIVGLLTGSLSIMADAWHSLSDCISSVIVIIGGIFSKRPPDKEHPFGHGRIELITSFIVGIMLVFIGYSFFSEAIKNIMNRKTASFTTMAIVAMVVSILVKELLAQYSLWGYRKSGSKSLYADAWHHRSDSVTSIIILVGILFGKSFWWIDGVLSILVSLVIFYAAFDVIKSSVKPLIGEYPSDEIIKSINDIAKELNINDDAANLHHFHIHTYGDHSEITFHMRFPKDMTVFEAHNNVSAFENEIRKKLNIEPTIHIEAYK
- the fabD gene encoding ACP S-malonyltransferase; this translates as MSNIAFLFPGQGSQCAGMGKSLYDNVAESKAIFDKAANILDDVDIKALCFEGTEDDLKKTENTQPALVTVGIAVYEALKAKGIKGNLFAGHSLGEITALSAAGYISFEDAVKIARTRGLLMAKAGADAPYGMAAVLGLSYDDVAKCMPENKEVVAANYNLKDQIVISGLLSAIEAVTPKLQEAGAKRVLPLKVSGAFHSPFMKPAADSLKEFLEKIEFHKNDNKVLSNVTAEVHEFDSIKENLYKQMFSTVRWYESMLNIQKQGITKVFECGPGKVLVGMSKKITPDIEAVSVFDIDSLNAACN
- the ahpC gene encoding alkyl hydroperoxide reductase subunit C gives rise to the protein MSLINRKLIDFKVEAYQNGEFKTVETKDVLGKWSVFFFYPADFTFVCPTELADLNTVYEDLKKINCEVYSVSADTHFVHKAWADATETIKNLKYTMLGDPTGVLGRFFEVYVDEAGQNFRGSFIVNPEGQIKAYEVHDMGIGRDANELLRKVQAAQYVAEHGGEVCPAKWKPGSKTLKPGIDLVGKL
- a CDS encoding MalY/PatB family protein, translated to MTIEQFNDEYLTSREGTNANKWETKKDRRFNAEGLIPMWVADMEFKAPNEVIDALNKRIMHGVFGYTILWDSYFEEFFNWQKRRYNIELKKEWISFSTGVVTSIYWLVNAFTQKGDSIIILTPVYYPFHNAVKDNDRNLIECGLKNDNGVFTIDFERLENDIVKNNVKMMIFCNPHNPVGRVWTDEEIDRTFDICKKHNVYIISDEIHQDINLGIRPFISALSIKNKDKYMDKLIVLTSASKTFNLACLLNSHVIIPNDDIRKTYNKYVSTVNRTEISLLGMVAAEAAYKYGEDWLDGLLKTIKRNYEYIKNELNEKVPDIVISPLEGTYLMFIDLRKVVNADRVKEFIQDDCKIAVDFGEWFSKDYKGFIRVNIATNFEYIKIFTDNVILQLKTKNYI
- the floA gene encoding flotillin-like protein FloA (flotillin-like protein involved in membrane lipid rafts), whose protein sequence is MFDFGYIPIIPMFVGIVVILILIFIFLHFFPMGIWITALFSGVRINMITLITMRLRRVNPSLIVLNQIKLWKAGLKIGTNELEAHYLAGGNPTAVADALIAADKASLDLNFERAAAIDLAGRDLVDAIRTSVSPRVIATPLIAAVAKDGIQVKATARVTVRTNINRLVGGAGEETIIARVGEGIVTTIGSSASHKEVLENPDRISQVVLAKGLDSGTAFEILSIDIADVDVGSNIGAFLQIDQAEADKKIAQAKAEERRVMAIAREQEMRAQVEEMKAKVVEAESQLPLAIAEALKKGNIGVLDYYNMKNVMADTEMRYSISGMDSMSKNNNSQPTK
- the pyrH gene encoding UMP kinase: MKKRVLLKISGEALLGQKEYGIDNNVVDRIALEMKEAGNDTEIAVVVGGGNIFRGMQLSDKTGMVRATADSMGMLATIMNAIALKDRFMAAGTPTQILSAFNIEGMIEGFERDKAIRILERGNVLIIAGGTSNPYFTTDSTAILRALEIGASIVLKGTNVDGVYDKDPKKNEDAKMYNDITFKEAINQNLRVMDMTAFAMANDNDMPIRVFNMNKVGNITKAISGENIGTYVHN
- a CDS encoding GNAT family N-acetyltransferase, with protein sequence MNDKKFEIRFAVSKDAGVILKFIKELACYEKLEHEVSATEDILKEWIFEKKKCEVLIASENNIEIGDALFFHNFSTFLGKAGIYLEDLYITPDYRGLGYGKRLLKEVAKIAVERGCERLDWQCLDWNKSSIDFYLSLNAVQMSDWTSYRLSHKILKSFTCE
- a CDS encoding aminopeptidase, which produces MKDLRIEKLAKTIVNYSCKLKKGEKILIKSYGEGEERNLVNAIIKEVYKIGASPFVWNHDPHILRELLKQCNEEQMKTWAKSDLMLMKEMDAYVGIWGGLNSSENSSVKMENHAIYEKFYLDPVHMKERVKNTKWVVMNYPTSAMAQQASMSTDEFEDFYFKVCNLDYSKMSKAMDNLVKLMNKTDKVRIVGKDTDLTFSIKDIPAIKCAGELNIPDGEVFTAPVKNSVNGILSYNTPSLYSDGFTYENIKFEFKNGKIVDASCNDTKRINNILDTDSGSRYIGEFAIGVNPYITEPMKDILFDEKIMGSFHFTPGACYDEAPNGNSSKIHWDLVCIQTKKYGGGEIYFDDKLIRKDGLFVIDSLKCLNPNNLK